From a region of the Triticum aestivum cultivar Chinese Spring chromosome 7D, IWGSC CS RefSeq v2.1, whole genome shotgun sequence genome:
- the LOC123165329 gene encoding uncharacterized protein yields the protein MVPAKGWSRRVGSARSFVGNALGGVRGWTNVASWAVAGTLAYYLWVRPARQLQKEQQERAALAAASDPYRYVEKRKPIPDPQDTSLTYGKKKDPPKSDN from the exons ATGGTGCCGGCGAAGGGGTGGAGCCGGAGGGTCGGGAGCGCGCGGTCGTTCGTGGGGAACGCGCTGGGCGGCGTGCGCGGTTGGACCAACGTCGCCTCCTGGGCCGTCGCCGGGACCCTCGCCTACTACCTCTGGGTCCGACCCGCGCGCCAGCTCCAGAAGGAGCAGCAG GAACGAGCTGCTTTAGCTGCTGCCTCAGATCCATACCGTTATGTCGAGAAACGGAAGCCAATTCCTGACCCCCAG GACACTAGCCTAACTTACGGGAAGAAGAAGGATCCTCCGAAGTCTGACAACTAG